ATCCGCCAACACCGATGGCAGCCAGGTGGCGAAGTGCCTGCTGGCATACGATGCACAGACCGATGCGGCCGGCAACATCACGCTCTCCGCATCCGCCCTGCAGGCAGGCGGCGAGTGGGGTGAAACCAGCCTCGGCGCGCCGGCGTGGTTCAGCGGCATCTTCCGGTGCGAGGAGCTAAGCGGACTGGACGCCACAGCGCTCGCCGCGCTGGACGGCAGCCTCATCGAGGGAACCGTGACGCAGGGGATCGTACGTCTGTAAGCGGCGCAGCCGCCAGGGAGGTTCAACAGCCGGATGCCAGACTTTGTTTACCCCACCAGCGCTGAGCTGGAAACGATTGCCCAGGACTATATGCCGCGCCTGATGGAGGAGCGGCCCATCTTCAACATCCTCCCGGTTCGCGCGGTGGATGCGCACCTGCTGATGTGGGAGCAGATGGACAACTACCAGGGCCTGCAGCAGGTCCGCGGGCTGGACGGCGACGCCACGCGCGTCCGAAAGACCGGCATCAAGCGCTATCTGATGCAGCCGGGAGTCTATGGCGAGTTCGACAACATCGATGAACAGGAGCTGACAGCTCGCCGCGCAATGGGAAGCTTCGGCGGCCCGATCGACATCAGTGATCTGGTGCTGATGGCGCAGAGCAAGCTGCTGCAGCGCCGCCTGGACCGCATCGAGTCGATTGGATGGACGCTTCTTTCTGAAGGCACGTTCAGCGTGCCGGACGGCACGGGAAAGGTGCTGCACACCGATACGTTCGCGCTCCAGAGCTATACCGCCGCCACACCGTGGAACACCGCGGCCACGGCAGCGCCACTGGCCGATCTGCGCGCCGTAAAGCTGATGCGGCGCGGCCATTCGGTAGATCTCGGCGCCGGCGCGCAAGCGTGGATGAACCAGACCACCTTCAACAACCTGATCATGAACGACAATCCGAACGACCTGTTCGGACGCCGTACTGCGGGCCTGGCCACGATCAACAACCTGAAAGACGTGAACACCATCCTGAGCGGCGATGCACTGCCGGAGCTGGCTGTGTACGATGCCGGCTACTTTGATGACAGCGGCGCCTTTCAGCTGTACATTCCCAATAACAAGGTGGTGGTGGTAGGGCGCCGTCCCGCCGGGCAGGTCGTCGGCGAGTACCGCATGACGCGTAATGCCAACAACCCCAACCTCGCGCCGGGACCCTATATGAAGGTGATTGATACCGGTGAGTTCAAGGTGCCGCGCTCGCTGCAGGTTCACGACGGGCACAACGGCGGGCCGGTGATCTACTACCCGGGCGCCATCGTGGTGATGAATGTCTAGCGCGGTCGGCGAGGATGCCGGGGGCCCGATGGAGAGCCAAACGGCCGCCGCGGCAGAACGGCCTCACGCCGGTTCGCCGTCGGTCCGCATGCGCCCGCCGAGGTGGTATCGCGTGGTGCACACCGCCATCGGCTCGGGTGGCGGAGTCGGACCCTGGTTCGAGGGCGACGTCATACCGGCGAAGGCATTTTCGCCGTCGGAGGAGGGCGCAGCCGTTCGCCGGCGGCTGCTGGCGCTGGGCGCTATCGTGGAGGCCGCCGGTCCGCCGCCGAGGTCGGCCGAGGCATCCACGGATGGCTGACGGCGCCACCATCGTTCGGCAAGGCGAGATACGCGACTTGGTAGCCACGCTGACCGCGCCGGCCAACCTTCAGTTGGCCGGTACGCCGCTCTTCTTCCTCTTCGATGAGACCAACCAGCCGATCACTTCACCTATCGACTTTGTGGCCGGCCAGCCGGCAGCAACCGTGGCAGCCGGCCCTGCCGGCTCCATCCAGGTGAAGTACACCATAGACTGCCTGAACAACCTCTGGCCGGCCGGCTACTACACCGGCAGCTTTCGACTTCAGGATACGTCCGGGCATATCCACGTCTGCGAGCTGACCCTCTACATTGCGCCGGCGCCTAATCTTCCGTGGTCACCGTGACGAGGCGGCGGCAGGCTGCCGGCGCGCAGCGCGCAGCAGCAGGAGGCCGATGTGGCAAGTTCCGATCTGATCCCGCAGCAGAAACTCATTCTGGAAGAGTTGAACCAGACGGCTGCAGACCCGCTGGCGCCGATGATCAAGACCATCTGGAACCTGTACGCCGCGCATGCGGCCATCGCGCCCGAGCTGCAGTACCTGTACTCCAGGCGCCACTGCATCATCTACCTGCTGGGCCAAACCGCCGCCAATGTGGATGTTACGCTGGGAAGCGATCGGATTCTGCAGAGTCAGCAGTACGCCATGCTGCTGAAGATGGAGCAGCTGACGGATACCCAGATCGCCAGGATCCTTGCGCGCGCCCGTGCTCAGCGCGCCGCGGCAGCCGGCGGCATTTCGGCCACAGCGCCGGAGCAAGTATCGCCCGGTGGCGCGGACCCGGCCGATACCGCCTACAGCGGCGACCCACAAAAGCCGCTGCGTGCGCAGGATCTTTAACTTCGGTCACGGCGGCGAAAGGCGAACCATATGGAGTCGCAGACACTGGCGGATACCACCGCGCAGGCGCTGAAACAGTTCGGCGATCCCACGGCAATCAATGGCCAGGGTGGCGCTACCGCTCTGTGGCAGCGAGCGGAAGCGGGGCGGATCAACCGGTTCATCGAAGTGCAGAACCTCCAGTCGCCGGCCTACCTGGTTCACTTTCCAGCCTCGGCGCTCGCAGCGCCGTGGAACCTGAATGTGGGGAGCGAAATCGATTGGTCCGGCGTCGGCGTGACGGGAGTCTGCCGCGCCCTCGAGTTTCACTCGCTATCGGGCAGCGTGGTTTCGGTAACAGCCGTAGTGGTGTTGATCACGCGCGAATGAGGTAAGCCCGCCCTGCGCTGTGGCGCAGATCCGACCCATCACCAGCGGATCGCTCCACTTCGGTTGAGATGAAGCCGCCGGTGTGTGTGTGTACCGTAACGGGTACGCCAACCGGCCGGCGCCGCCGCCGTTTTCGGGCGCCGCAATGCCGCCGATTTTGTATCTCCAACCACAAGCAAACATGATAGAAACCATCACGACACATCTCTTCGATCTTCTTGAGGCCGACGCTCAGCTCATCGCGGGCGGCAGCGCCTGGCCGGCGGGATTTGCCGGCGTCCGCCGGATTGCCAATGGTGATGCCGCCACTGCCGGATGTGTGAACCTCTTTGATCACGTGGAGGATGCCGACTCCAACACTGCCCGTCCGGCCATCTATTGCGGCGCGAAAGCTCTTGAACTGGAAGACCGGTTGGAGAGCTGGTCGCAGAGCAGTCCGGTCGGGCGTACCGAGTACCGCCTCCTCACGATCCCGCTGATGCTTGTTTGCGCGGCTTCAGGATATCTGGATGCAAAACGCCAGCGCAATCAGCTGCTGGCAAACGTCCGTTCCATCATGATGGCCCATATGGTGGAACCGGGCTACTGGTTCGAGCAGACGGCGCCCGGTGCGGCGGCCGGCGGCGATTCGCGGGAAGTGCTGACCAGCAGCGCGGCCGGTGGCGGGGCAGCAGAGTCCGGCGCTGCATACCCTCTGGTTATCCGATACTCAATTCGGGCCGATAGCCCCGCATAGCCCATCCCCTCCATGGCGGTTTGGGCCGGCAGGCATGCCGGATAGATGCTGCAGCCGGGCAGCCCGTCATGGGCGGCGAGCTGCCGATTCCGGGTCACCGATCTCCCTGGCGACCACGGTTTAGCGAACGGCGCAAGCGGCGCTCAACGGGAACCAATCGGTGGGGTTGGCCGTCAACAAGTGGATGGCGGATCCGCAACCGCCATGGCCGAGCCGCCGTCGGCTCGGCGCCAACCACCCGCGGCGAACTAGCCCGCCGCCTCGTGCAGCGCCTTCCGTCTTTCAGGCTTGCAAGGGAGAAGAAGCGTGAAACCTGCGACACGATTCCGGGCCATCCGATGGCCGATCGCCACGGCTGCAGCCGTTCTAAGCGTCTCTGCAGTTGTTATCGCTTTGCACCGCGCGCCCGTGCGCGACAATGGGCCGGCGTTGGCCAGCCAGAACCCAAATCCAGGCGCCGACACGCAAGGGCCGGTGCGAATGGCACGATTCTCTAACAACGTCGGAGCCGTGATGTTCCGCCCGTCCTCCACCAATCTGTGGGCCACAGCTACCATCAATCAGCCGCTCCGGCAGGGCGCGAGCATCTACCTGCAGCGCGGCGCCGATTCGGAGGTTCAGTTCGATGACGGCGCCGCGATGCGCCTGGGATACCAGGCTGCGGTAACGCTGCAGACCATGTACAGCGACTCGCAGGGCGAGTTTACGGAGCTGCGTCTCACCACAGGCGCCATGACGCTTCATCTGCGGCATGGCAATTCGATCTACCAGGTAGACACGCCGTTCGCTTCGGTGCGAGCCGATGGTCCGGCGGACTTTCGTGTTGGAGTGGGCGCCGCATTGACGGTATCCGACTATGCGGGCCGCGCGCAGGTTCAGTCCTCCGGCGGGAACCGCTGGGTCGATGCGGGTCAATCGGTGCGGTTGGGCGGCGCCGGCGCTGCGATCTCGCTGCAGTCCCGGCCTCGCAGCGACTCGTTCGATCACTGGTGCCGGCACAGAGACACCGTGCTCTATGGTGATCCGACCTCTGAACGTGTGCTGCCTTCCGACATTGCGCTGGTTTGCGGCAATCTGACGGATTATGGCAACTGGTACCACGACCCCAACTACGGCTCGGTCTGGCGGCCCATCGAACCGATCGGCTGGCGGCCGTACCACTCGGGACGCTGGGTATGGGTGGCGCCGGTCGGTTGGACCTGGGTAGCCACTGAGCCGTGGGGCTGGGCGCCGTACCATTACGGATCCTGGGCATACGAAGAGGGCGCATGGGAGTGGATTCCCGGTCCTGTGTACCAGTACTGGTCTCCCGCCGTGGTCAGCCTGAGCTACTACAGCGGCGGATACGCCTGGTGTCCGCTGGGCCCGTCCGAAGTTCGTTACCCCGCCGCCTTCAGTATCGGATTTAGTTCCGGCAACTGGGCGGTCGACTTCTCAATCGGCGGCGCCGGCAACTACTATCCGTACGGCGGTGGGGCCTACTACACCGGCGATCCATGGAATACCGGCTATGTAAACCGCGTCACCAATATCAGTATCACCAACATCTACAACAGCCGTGCTGTTGCTGGCGCGTGGTACAACGGCGGTGTTTACCAGGGTGGCAGCGTGCCGACGGCTGGTTTCAACAGCGCGTACAACGGCCGGTTTATCCCACAGAATGCGCGCTTTGCCGCCGGCGCGACTTTTGCCTCGGCAGCGGCATTCGGGGGTCGCGGTGTATACCGCGGTCTAAACGCCGGAAACGTAGCGCCGTTCAGCCAGGGCCGCATTATCGGAGCGCCACGCGCCGGATTCCAGCCGGTTTCGGGTCCGCGCGGCGGAGCTACGCTGGCATCGTTCTCGGCTTCACGTCGAACGTTTGCCAGTTCACGGCCGTCGATGGTGCTGTCGCGCGGTGTCTACCGTGCAGCGCTGCCCTCTTCGGTAGCTGCGCTGTCGTCGCACCGTTATGCCGGCTCAATCCGCACCCTGCCGGCTCGCGTCGCATTCGGGCGCGCGCCAGGCCGGATAGTTGGTCGAACGGGCCGCACGCCTGGATTCGCTGGAACCGCGCGGAGTCCCGGGATGCCGGCGTTCGGGCGGAACGCCCGGCCGATGGGCTTTGGCGCGCGCCGCGCCGCGCCCGGCCATCCCGGTGTGCCGGCAAACGTGGCCGCGGCCCGCAGAAGCATGGGGTTTGGTGGTAACAGGGGCCGCGCCCCGGCATCGCATGCGTTCGGGAGGTTCGCACGGCCGGCGCCCGGCTCGCATGCGGGCAACCGGCCCGGTGTCGGCCGCAGGGCCAACCCGGCCGGCTTCGGTGCAAGGCGCGCTCCGGCAGCGGTCGGCGCCGCACGCCGGACTTTCGCCGGCGGGCGCCGCCCACAGTACCGGGCGCCATCGCGGCCTCAGTATCGCCGGCCATCGCAGCCTCGGTACCGGGCGCCATCGCGACCTCAGTACCGGCCGCAGTATCGGCGGCCTTCGCGACCTCAGTACCGGCCGCAGTATCGGCGGCCATCGCGACCTCAGTACCGGCCGTCGCGGCCTCAGTACCGCGCGCCGTCGCGGCCTCAGTTCCGGCCGTCGCGGCCCCAGTACCGCGCGCCATCGCGGCCTCAGTACCGGCCGTCCCGGCCTCAATACCGGGCGCCATCGCGGCCTCAGTACCGCCCGCCATCGCGGCCACAGAAGCACCGCTAGGCGGCAGCGGGATCGGGTAAGCCGAGCCTGCAAACGGGCCGGAGCATGCAGCTCCGGCCCGTTTGCATTGCAGCGTTTGATGTGCGCCGTAGATCGAAAGGAGCGCAGATTCCGATCAATCCGGCGCGCCCTCCGTAGTATTGGCTTGCAGACACGGTGGAGCGATCCGCCGGATCCAGCGAGTAAGCTGCCCGGCCGCGCCACCGCCGGCATTCCGGCATCGCACAGCGGTGCAGTCCGCGCCGTGTCATGGTCGCGCGGCGTCACGGTACTCCCTGTGAATCGTCTCATAATTCGCGGCGTAAGCCGCGCTCAACGGGAACCAATCGGCTCGCGTAGCAGTCAGGAACATACGTGGCGGATCCGCAGCCGCCTCGTACAGCGCCTTCCGACTTTCAAGCCTGCAAGGGAGACGAAGCGTGAAACTTCCAACAAGAATCCAGGCCATCCGATGGCCACTTACCACCGCTGCGGTCCTTCTGTCTATCTCGGCAGCTGTTCTCGCTTTACACCGGTCACCAGCGCGCGATAATGGACCTGCGCTGGCCGACCAGAACGCCTATTCCGGCGCCGACACGCAAGGGCCGGTGCGAATGGCGCGATTCTCCGATAACCGCGGAGAGGTGATGTTCCGCCCGGCTTCCACCAATCTGTGGGCCGCGGCCAGTGTGAACCAGCCGCTCCGACAGGGCGCCAGCATCTATCTGCAGCCTGGCGCGGACTCGGAGGTTCAGTTCGATGACGGCGCCGCGATGCGCCTGGGCTATCAGGCTGCGGTAACTCTGCAGACCATGTACAGCGACTCGCAGGGCGAGTTCACCGAGATCCGGCTCACCACCGGCGCCATGACCCTGCATTTGCGCCATGGCAGTTCGATCTACCAGGTGGATACCCCGTTTGCGTCCGTACGGGCAGATGGCCCTGCGGAGTTTCGCGTCGGCGTGGGAGCGGCGTTGACGGTCGCCGACTATGCCGGTCGGGCGCAGGTTCAATCCTCCAGCGGCAGCCGTTGGGTGGATCCGGGCCAGACGGTTCGACTGGGTGACTCCAGTGCTCCAATCGCGGTGCAATCGCCGCGCCGCAGCGACTCATTTGACCGCTGGTGCAGCCACAGAGACAACGTGC
This genomic window from Armatimonadota bacterium contains:
- a CDS encoding major capsid protein, whose product is MPDFVYPTSAELETIAQDYMPRLMEERPIFNILPVRAVDAHLLMWEQMDNYQGLQQVRGLDGDATRVRKTGIKRYLMQPGVYGEFDNIDEQELTARRAMGSFGGPIDISDLVLMAQSKLLQRRLDRIESIGWTLLSEGTFSVPDGTGKVLHTDTFALQSYTAATPWNTAATAAPLADLRAVKLMRRGHSVDLGAGAQAWMNQTTFNNLIMNDNPNDLFGRRTAGLATINNLKDVNTILSGDALPELAVYDAGYFDDSGAFQLYIPNNKVVVVGRRPAGQVVGEYRMTRNANNPNLAPGPYMKVIDTGEFKVPRSLQVHDGHNGGPVIYYPGAIVVMNV
- a CDS encoding FecR domain-containing protein, which produces MKPATRFRAIRWPIATAAAVLSVSAVVIALHRAPVRDNGPALASQNPNPGADTQGPVRMARFSNNVGAVMFRPSSTNLWATATINQPLRQGASIYLQRGADSEVQFDDGAAMRLGYQAAVTLQTMYSDSQGEFTELRLTTGAMTLHLRHGNSIYQVDTPFASVRADGPADFRVGVGAALTVSDYAGRAQVQSSGGNRWVDAGQSVRLGGAGAAISLQSRPRSDSFDHWCRHRDTVLYGDPTSERVLPSDIALVCGNLTDYGNWYHDPNYGSVWRPIEPIGWRPYHSGRWVWVAPVGWTWVATEPWGWAPYHYGSWAYEEGAWEWIPGPVYQYWSPAVVSLSYYSGGYAWCPLGPSEVRYPAAFSIGFSSGNWAVDFSIGGAGNYYPYGGGAYYTGDPWNTGYVNRVTNISITNIYNSRAVAGAWYNGGVYQGGSVPTAGFNSAYNGRFIPQNARFAAGATFASAAAFGGRGVYRGLNAGNVAPFSQGRIIGAPRAGFQPVSGPRGGATLASFSASRRTFASSRPSMVLSRGVYRAALPSSVAALSSHRYAGSIRTLPARVAFGRAPGRIVGRTGRTPGFAGTARSPGMPAFGRNARPMGFGARRAAPGHPGVPANVAAARRSMGFGGNRGRAPASHAFGRFARPAPGSHAGNRPGVGRRANPAGFGARRAPAAVGAARRTFAGGRRPQYRAPSRPQYRRPSQPRYRAPSRPQYRPQYRRPSRPQYRPQYRRPSRPQYRPSRPQYRAPSRPQFRPSRPQYRAPSRPQYRPSRPQYRAPSRPQYRPPSRPQKHR